Within Vigna unguiculata cultivar IT97K-499-35 chromosome 2, ASM411807v1, whole genome shotgun sequence, the genomic segment tcacacaaatgaaaacaaatatataattaaagatatgataagatgaaaaatatcttagagatctaagaaaacttttcaaatatcaacatatatactcaatgtttgataaaaaaatgacaaacaaataataaacataataaaattttatcatagatctggtattttttaaactccaatatatgttggatggtgataaaaaaatattcatgacaagtacattaaatttttatattgtagtaaataaaaattatttatacaattatattgaaaatattaaagtatgattgtaatgagttagaaaataaaaaataattagataaaatgtatcgaaatagtattctatatgatgaaaataaacaaaaataaaaatattaaaaaattaacaaatgtgtgtcttataaataatttggagaTTATTGGAAGGAactgcacaaagaaaaacaaatgtataattaagggtatgataagacgaaaaacatcttagagatctaagaaaacttttcaaatatcaacatatatactcaatggttgagaaataacaaaaattattttagcgaaacaaaagagttcttcaaatgaaacaaaaattaataataataagtaaagaatttttttttatattacctagtaaatgaattgtttatgctattaaacacttaaattgaaagtattaaatattctcatgtgaaaggaaaatatacaataaaaaaatattaaaaaataatagaaatattcaaatgttagacataaattttttttaattgacatacatcattttaacataattacataaatgttgtgataaaataaaaaatatattggagatgcgaaatgagtttcatgacaaaccaaatatttagaagaaataaaaaataaaaagcatcctcatttaaattattaaaatatttacaattaattaagtaaccctatatatatatatatatatatatatatatatatatatatatatatatagggttacttaattaattgtaaatattttaataatttaaatgaggatgaggatatggcggggacgggtattatggcggggatatattcatccccatccccatccccatacccaattgaaaaaatcggggattccccatacccatacccatacccagtcaatgcggggattccccgtcaaaacggggacgggttcggacaatacccacggggacgggtttgtttgccatctctaggtacaagatatttttattattatcttttcctTGTGGCACATACTTTGGTAATTATTTAAACGTATTCTatatttttgaacaaatttaaattattatttatatattaaaattcatttgatGTTTTTCCCTTTTTAGTCATAAATTATTGACCACTTATATTATGAAgtctgtaacatcccatttaatagtttttcacactatcaaataaaacattatatccTGATCAAACATAGCAGATAGTAAGAATAACAGTCATACACACATAGTATGTGAATCTAGTACAGTCCTCCAAAAAGCCACATCTATATATATACAAGGTGAGAGTACGTGGAAAAGATACTAAACTACATAAACCCCAAAACGTACAACAGTAACCTATAACTACAGTGGACAATCCCTGCAAGGCTCCAACTCCTACTCAGGAGGGGGTATCTTCATCTGGTTTCTGCTCTGCTCACACCCAccataggtgatcattgcaaaaggatAATATGCAAAAGCAGACAAACAcaacaagaagggtaagctaattgAAATGAGAAACACCGATACACTTCACAATTAGAAATATCAATCATAGCATGTAATTCAATCATAagttctagactcgatatccggattgtgtaagcgacgttggagctcttggtggcttgcacctgcaaCGGTTCCCAGACTCTGTAGAGTATGGACACATGGAGTATTCACCCGACCGTTTTCAGGGTAAGTCCACTTCACGTCTAGAACTGGGTCAAGTCCAACGacgaggacctcctgctactcctcacgacatagtccattctgctctatctgagcttgaatgattattggagtttcaggataccaaccattaCAGATTCCTCacatccttacacacactacaaTTCCActtgaatttcccttgaaattctatTTCAACCTCAACttcttataatttatattcacccaatttaatcatataatacATCAATGGTAGCATTTCAACCATACAGGGTCTAAATTGCACAAGGATACATTAAAACATGCATTTTCACTAATGAAAACAGAATTAGAACACCATTACTGTAGTAGCTCTTGCTCAGGCTAAAaagtctagcctaggcgagaggtcatctcactcaagcgagccaatctcgcctaggcgagacactaacagtggcaaaaagaaaacctgggcgaactctcgctcaggctaggctggttcgcctagacgagatcgtctctcgctcaggcgactccaGCTCGTCTAGGCGAGACTTCACGCAGGAACAAAGGTGCATCtcctggtgttttcgctcaggcgagcgtcacttgcctaggcgaaaataccaggtcACGAACCTGTTCCCACATGCAGTGGATCAGTTTTCCTCAAGCACAAACCAATTATTCACCAAAACATGCAATTCAAACACTTATTCATCAATCAAACACGTAATTCAAGCTCATCCACGTATTTTCTATACAATTTAAGAAGAgaggttagcttcccttacctatatatatatatatatatatatatatatatatatatatatatatatatatatatatatatatatatatatatatatatagctagAATCCTCCCACCCAAGAGCACATCAGTTGTACCACCTAGTGAGCTGGAAATGCAGGTTCAAAGTGTGAGAATGGTTCCCAAATTAACTCAGTAGGAAAGGGGCTCTACAAATTTCGAATTTAAAGAGGAATGTAAAGGTTGGGAGTAACTTACATGGAGGAAAAGAAGGAATTGTAACTAAGAGGGAAGATCCTGAACTGGTCTCAGGTTTGGATTCTGCAACAGAGGAAAAGtgatttagaattttttttttttggcagaGAGAAGACAGAGGAAgagaagagggagaagggtGCAAGTGAAGTGTAAAGCAGTTATGTGGTGTGGGTGGCAGAGAGAAGAGAGATTAAGGGGCTGAAAATTTGAGTTCTCACAAAGTTAATGTTTTTCGCtcgtaaaatttaaattaattataattttctattaagCCATGAGGATTTGTTCTGCTTAACGTGATATAGTTCAAATatgttatatttgattattaaatcatgcaaaaaaaattttttttgtgtatgaacaacttttgataaaaattgtttatattaccTTCAAAATAGCATAGTAACATAACATGACATCAAGCATCTAAAAATCTATCCCAGTTCCTCGTCTCCCTCATCTTGAGAAAGTCCACGTCATCCATTAACAAACTTTGATGGAAGCGGGAACTGTTCTCACTCCCACTCTCACTCCTCGATTGCACACTCGCGTTCCCTTTAACACTTCCAATTCAAATACCTTATTTCAACCGCGCTTCACTCTTTCGTCTCATTCTCCTTCTCCTTTATCATCTTCCTTTTCCGCTTCCAGTTACAGAGGCCCCACACCAAAACGCGATTTCCTCGCCGATTGGGTTTCCCAAAACGACGACGTCGTCCGCACCCTCCCAATCTATGTCGGCTCGGCTTCCCTCTTCGCCGTCCTCCTCAACCGCGCCCTCTCCGGCATCGCCCCAGTCGCCGACGCCGGCAGGTACATCTCTTCTTTCTATTCTTAGCTTAATTAGAACTCCTAGATCGAGGCTTGTTATTATTAGGCCTTGTTTGAACTTGTTGTTTTCAAAATCAGTTTGGTTGTAACGAGTGATTGCATTTGCAGTTCGCAGTCCAGAGCTGACCTGTTGACTTTGGGATTGGCCGTTACCAATATTTTGACTGGCCTCGTTTGGCTTTCGATAAGGCCTAAGTCTATAAATGTGGTGAGCTTCATTCTCCTCTTTGCAtcgcattttttttcatttcaaacgTGTTTATAATTGGCTGGATTCTTTGTCCAGGTAAATCCTCGAGGAGTTGAATGCAAGAGATTTTGCACTACACTTCCTGAAGTTGCGTTTAATGAGTTGCTTTGGTAGGTTCATTCGAGTTGCTAATTTCGGTcgtgtaaattattttttaattcataagaATTCAACAAATATATCGCGAGCTTTACATATTAGCTGTACAATTCTTATCCAATTGTTCCAGTCGGTTAACTTTGTGAATGTGTAAAATAGTACCGCAGGGAAACCGGATCCTTGGCTTAGGTTTGATCAGGAGCTGTCAGTAAAAAATAGATGTTAATACAAtctgacatttttttaaaaaatttaatggaagaaaaaatcatagTGATAACGGAAGGTGCTGCTTTAATACTTTTTCCTCCTGTTTATTGATAGTATGTATAATAATCTGTTCTCAGGGTGTGGGAATCTCTGTCAGATGCCACTTGTTGTCGTTCGCTTGTTGTTGTTTATGAGAGAAGTTGTGTACTCCAAATAGGTTTTGCTGCAGATTCTTCTTCTGGGAATGGTGAGGCTGTAAGTGTGGATGCCAATAAATTGATGCAAGGATCAGTATACCAGGGAGTTATGAAATCTGGTGCTCGTAAGTTTTGAACTATATGTTAACTATCACAGTCGTTGCTACTCAAATACGGTACTTTTCATTAAGTGAAGATGTGCCCTGGTATTCATtgaatcttgttttttttttcacatgttCAGAGAGTTACTTGGCAAATTTATCTCTTTATCCTGGAAAATCTGAGCTGCCATTTCTACCTTTAAATACTCAGGTATTGTGTTTGTATGTATTAAACTTGTCCAGTTAAATAATGCGACGTGtctattttattcaatattacTGTGTGCTCCAACTAGTTGCCCTGGTATGTCTTTCAAAAATCATGTTGAAGCACAAGCTTTTGTCTAGAAAGAGCGAAACATGGGGTGTGTTAGTATAATGGGTATAACTGAGAATCTTGAAACCTAGCTGTATGTCCAATTAATTCTCGGAGTCGATAGCTTGAATGACTTTTAATAGTTCTTGGCAACTGGTGTACTCGAGTTTTTGGAGTAAGACCCTTGAATAGAAGCTGCATATTTTAATCTGAATGTGGTAGTTTTGATTTCAACATATaacacaattgacaaaatcAGTACTTTTAGtcctttaatttaattctttttcttcagtttgATCCATTAACTTTTAGTTATTTTACTTCGATCATCTATTATGTGTCTAACAAATTGGTCCTTTTCCATAGTTTTATCTAACCCGTTAATGGCATTTCATATAGAAATGCGTTGAAAATAGTGGTGTTCCAAGCTTTATGGTGAACGAAACTACCAAAGGCATTGCTCTACCTTATTTCCAAAAATAAGAGTACTTATTGGCATATTTTGGCTTTATTTCTGACTTTGTTATTCATTTCTTATTGTTGTGTCACATAATGTACAGTAGAAAATAAAACACTCAGGATTCTTGTTATGTTTGTGTGAATTTATGGCCAAAAGCTCATCACGTGCATAGACATTGTCTGCATTGTTTAGGTTTAAGTAATTTCATTACTGTTTGACTGCCACTTTGGAACCAGCTCCTATTAAGCATATACTTCCTGCAATATTATTCAATCAACTTGATAAAATGGTAGATGCAAAAATGGTCATTATAGTTTATTGGCTGCGTAAAACAAAGACATACAAGGTTCCAGTTATGAAGCACGGAAGCCGGACACAACGGTAGTGCGGCACCTATAGTCTCCAAAATAGGGGTTAtggcaatatatatatatatatatatatatatatatatatatatataaggttaaatatgtttttggtcttttaacttTAAGTAACAATTGAAATTAATCTAATTTTGATcaaatttagtctttcaattttagaaatgtgtaaatttagtttttttaaccaaattttgttaagcttatttaacgtttcaaatgttgatttgacacatttttactttaacgTTAGCTTAGACAcgcatttgaaatgtcaaataaatttaataaaatttggttaaaaaaacaaaattcacgtatttctaaagataaaaaattaaattagtctaaagttttgaagagagactaatttcaattttcactaagttaATGGACCAACAACATATttgaccatatatatatatatatatatatatatatatatgtatatatatatatatatatactctcaTTGAAcatgattataaattatttaaattgaccATCAAGATTATATTCAAAATCATCtattaaaaagttaatcaaGTATAAGAATTCatctaaaaacaaatttaatgagAGAAGGGAAAACACACAAGGTAAATATGAAATAAAGCAGTCATGTCTATATGATACATGTGAGATAAAAACTCGTGCAGCTACCGGTAGATGTTAGGAGCAGTAATATATCACTAGAATACAGAGAATAAGTCGTATTGCATTAATTGTTCTATATTAGAATTAGAAAGAGCCTTGACATGTTTTCCATAGAACATAACTGATGGAAGTAGGTATCAGGGTATATATTATAGTAAGATGTGTAACAAGGGGAGAGGGTTTTGCTACGTGCAGTTTGTGGACAAAGGATAACCTTGTAAGAGACTTTTATCTGTCTGTGGCTATACTCCGTGTCATTTTTATGTTCAGCGTATATTTGATTGCTTAATCAATAGGTGTTCTATCAGTATACTTTTTCGCAGCCCAAATTCTGACTGGCATGCATATGAAAGATCATATAATGTTATGTTCAAGTCAGTTAAGGTGAAGCATATGATCCCCTTTTTTCAAACCTTGATAAAACtctatttataaacatttttgtgtttatataGGTCTTCTGCTTGCCCCTGTTTTTCCAGGGGGAGACTGGTATTCTTGGGGCTACACCACTGACCTCCTTTGTTATCAATGACTTGTTGATTTCGTTAATATCTACTATCTAATAACTAAAGTTACTCATACGATTATTAGTATTTTGTTAGGCAGTAATTTTACAGCCACTTGGAGATAAAGGAATTGCAATTATCGGTGGTGACACGATACGAGGTTACACTGCTTCTGATCAGGTacatttcaacctttttttcaTGTGATGCCCAAATTTATCGAAAGGATCGGATCCTGTGGCATGTGAAATTAGGTTGGCATCCTGTTTTTCCGAAATATCATTTCAACCCTATTTAAGGTTTCGAATTTCAGTACAGACATGACACTAGACAGTAGTACAAGCACATTTGTAGGTCCTGCATATTGTTTCGTATTCCTTAGACTCAGTGAGATGCACGTTTGTAGGTTAGT encodes:
- the LOC114168450 gene encoding protein COFACTOR ASSEMBLY OF COMPLEX C SUBUNIT B CCB4, chloroplastic isoform X1; the protein is MEAGTVLTPTLTPRLHTRVPFNTSNSNTLFQPRFTLSSHSPSPLSSSFSASSYRGPTPKRDFLADWVSQNDDVVRTLPIYVGSASLFAVLLNRALSGIAPVADAGSSQSRADLLTLGLAVTNILTGLVWLSIRPKSINVVNPRGVECKRFCTTLPEVAFNELLWVWESLSDATCCRSLVVVYERSCVLQIGFAADSSSGNGEAVSVDANKLMQGSVYQGVMKSGAQSYLANLSLYPGKSELPFLPLNTQAVILQPLGDKGIAIIGGDTIRGYTASDQAWITYIGEKLDSTLAKYVKHHPLASQG
- the LOC114168450 gene encoding protein COFACTOR ASSEMBLY OF COMPLEX C SUBUNIT B CCB4, chloroplastic isoform X2, which produces MEAGTVLTPTLTPRLHTRVPFNTSNSNTLFQPRFTLSSHSPSPLSSSFSASSYRGPTPKRDFLADWVSQNDDVVRTLPIYVGSASLFAVLLNRALSGIAPVADAGSSQSRADLLTLGLAVTNILTGLVWLSIRPKSINVVNPRGVECKRFCTTLPEVAFNELLWVWESLSDATCCRSLVVVYERSCVLQIGFAADSSSGNGEAVSVDANKLMQGSVYQGVMKSGAQSYLANLSLYPGKSELPFLPLNTQAVILQPLGDKGIAIIGGDTIRGYTASDQVSGIIFK
- the LOC114168450 gene encoding protein COFACTOR ASSEMBLY OF COMPLEX C SUBUNIT B CCB4, chloroplastic isoform X3, with the translated sequence MEAGTVLTPTLTPRLHTRVPFNTSNSNTLFQPRFTLSSHSPSPLSSSFSASSYRGPTPKRDFLADWVSQNDDVVRTLPIYVGSASLFAVLLNRALSGIAPVADAGSSQSRADLLTLGLAVTNILTGLVWLSIRPKSINVVNPRGVECKRFCTTLPEVAFNELLWVWESLSDATCCRSLVVVYERSCVLQIGFAADSSSGNGEAVSVDANKLMQGSVYQGVMKSGAQSYLANLSLYPGKSELPFLPLNTQ